The stretch of DNA CATGAATTTCGTTCCGAATTGCGAAAAAAAACAAATGTCCGATATGGAAAGGTTTGAACAGGCGGTGGCGATCTTTGACAAGATCAATGCCGGCGATCCTCATAAGGTTTTATGTGACGGTGTTGAAACACCTGAAACGCTTTGTCACACACGTAGGCTTTCCTCATGGCTTGCAAAGCTTGCACCCAGCGCATCCGAGGCATTAAAGCTGGCAGGTCACTGCCAGCACCTGAAACGGTGGGAAACACCTCGTGACTCATATCCGGAAGGAAAGAAGGGCTACCTCCAATGGCGCGCGGCGCAAGCGATTTTTCATGCAAAGGAATCTTCTGCAGTTCTTGAACAGGTAGGGTATGATGAGGCTGTGATCAACCGTGTCATGGATATCAATAAGAAAAAAGGCCTTCGCAATGATCCCGAAGTACAGGTCATGGAAGATGCCCTGTGCCTGGTATTTCTCGAGTTTGAAGCACTGACATTCGCGGCTAAACACCCCCGTGAAAAGGTGGTGGATATCATCCGTAAAACCTGGGGGAAGATGAGTATGCGCGGACATGCGGAAGCACGCTCACTCCAGATGAATTCCGCGTTACAGTCCATCATTGAAGATGCTTTACAAGAATCATGATATGGCTAAGAAGTCACCTTTTATTTCACTGAACGAAATCCCTGAGAAGGAAACCATCCCGGGATATCGTGTACGCCTTGTGCATACCAAAAATCTTACGATGGCCTACTACGATGTAAAGGCAGGGTCACCGTTTCCGGAGCACAGCCACCCCAATGAACAGGTCACCAATGTGGTGCGGGGTAAGTTTGAACTGGTCGTTGAAGGGGAGTCCAGGATATTGACCGTCGGTGATGTTGCCGTGATCCCTTCAGGTGCCAGGCATTATGGCAAGGCTATTACAGACTGCCGCATCATTGACGTCTTTCATCCGGTGAGGGAAGATTATGTGAATCGCTTTATTGACTGACCGTCTGGCGTTGCCGGATGGATTCAAACAAGACCACGCCCGTCGCTACGGATACATTCAATGATGCGATCGGCCCTGCCAGCGGGATGCGCCCTTTTTGATGGCACATTTTCAACAACTCTTCGGAAATACCGTCTTCTTCAGATCCTAAAATGATCGCGCTGGGTTCTTTCATATCTAACCCATAAATGTCCTTTGAGGCCTTCTCTGTGCAACCTATAAGTTGTATGCCACTGTCCTGAAGGTAGCGGCAGGCATGGGTCAGGCTTTTTACCTTGCATAGCGGAATGGAGAATGCAGCGCCGGCCGATGTGCGCACCGTTTCATTGCTTACCCTGGCTGCACCCTGATCCGGAAATACCACACCATGCGCCCCTGCGCATACCGCAGTACGTATGATGGCTCCCATGTTACGTACATCCGTAATGCGATCCAGGATGATAAACAATGGTGTCTCTCCCTTTTCGAAGATCATCGGAACCAGCAATTCAAGCGACTGGAAACGGATAGGAGAGATGAACGCTACCACACCCTGATGGTTTTTCCGCGTGATGCGATCCATCCGGTCTTTGGGCACGTAATGGATGTGGATGTGTAACTCCCGTGCTTTGGCAATGACCTCCTGGCTTCCATCTCCGGTCAGGCCTTTTTGCATGTAAAGTTTGTCGATCTCTTTGCCGGCGGTAAGCGCTTCCTGTACCGGTCTTATTCCGAATACCAGGTCTTTTTCTTCACCTTCGAATTTTTCAACAGGTTTGCGTTGTGGGTATTTCATAGATGCGTTTTGCGGGTATCTGGTGTTAATATATCCGTCCCTGTCTCCAGGTATCCACGGCGCGGTACCAGCTGTTTTTATAGATGGGAGAACGGTTCATGCTGTAGTCATTGTCTGTAAACGGGTTGTTCACTTTTACAAAGGTGAACTGCATGGATAGCGCATTATGCTCTTCACCATAAACCCAGCTTTCAGAGTTGGATGTTTTGTAAATAACATTCGGCTGACCAAAGATCACGTATACAAGTCCACGATCGGTTTTCCATCCCTCAAGATACGAGGTGAAATAATCGTTGGCCTGTTCCACCCTCGTGTAATATTTTCGGATCAGGTCACGGGACTTGTCGTCACTTCCGCCACTGCTTCTCCAGAATTCATCAACGGCTTCCTGTTTGTTGGCTTCATTCTCCATATGGTCATATTCCTGCTGCGTCGTCAGGTAACGTAGCGGGTGAAGCATGGATGGTACCGTAGTCACTTTCGGAAAATGGTCACCGAAGGCATAAACCGTTAATCCTTCCCTGGAGGTTGAATCCATCAGAAAATGGTAGAAGCCGGTTTTGTTCAGACTGGTGGTTAGCTGACCATTCTCGTCCAGCTCTAGCACAAAGGTACTGTCTGCCGAATAATTGAACGATTTGGAAACAGCCGTGGAAAAGGGTGGGGCGGGCAGATCAAATTCCCGTTGGTAGTATCGCACCGTCAATTCTTTGATGCCTTTTAGCGATGTTTCCAGGGTGAAAGGCTCATTCAGGGCAAAGTAATTACGAACCAGCGGCTGAGCATTTTCTCCGGATTTAAGATAAAAATATTGACGGTTTCCGGGTTTCTCTTTTTTTATGTCGATGTAATTGATAACCTTTTCATTGCGGTTGATGTCGTGGCACTTGATCTCCAGTAAATAATTGCGACCGTCCTTTACCGGAAGATCAAATGAACCGGAAATACGTTGAGATATGCCATTGTCGCCGGTGTGTTCCAGGTAAATGGTTGTGCTATCATGAATGAGTTCATATTCATAAGAATCGTAGAGCGTGCAATGGAATGCAAACCTGGCTATGTAATGGTTATCACCACCTTTCTTGCTATAAAGCAGGTCACTGGAATTTAATTTATAGAAGATTCTGGTCAGTGAGTCACTGATGTGGTAAGTGACAAAATGCGGGTGTATGTTCTGGTTGTCCTGCTGGTAAATGAAAGACAGGTTTTGGTGGCTGATCCTGGCAGGCGTCCGGCATTGCGTCAACATCAGGCCTGCGGCCAATATCAGGTATAACAGTTTTGACTTCATCACGGGATCAGATTGTTTTCATCAGCAGTATTGATTTTGAACTCCTGTGGAATGCTCCGTTCCTTGGTGGTTTTGGCACCGAGTGATCGCAGTTGTTCTATCCGGGTCATCACACCGCCACGCCCGGTGATTTTCTTTTCTACTTCTTCGTAGGCTTTCAGTGATTTGTCAAGATGCGATTTTATTTTGGACAAGTCTTCGAGCAGACTGACGAACTTGTCGTACATCGCACCACCCTGTCTGGATATTTCCATGACATTGCGGGTGAGGTTTTCCTGTTTCCAGATAAAGGCTACCGTTTTCATGGTTGCCATTAACGTGGTGGAGGATACCAGTAAAATTCGTTTGGAGAACGCCTCGTCGAACAGCTGGCGATCGTGTTGCATGGCCAGTGTCAGGGCGGGTTCAATGGGTACGTACATCAACACATAATCCGGTGTGTTGATCTGGTACAGCGCCTGGTAATTCTTTCCGCCCAGCTCGCGGATGTGGTTTCTGAGGGACTGAATATGGCCTTTGAGAAAGCGCTCTTTTTCTTCAGGCGCTTCCGTTTGATAGTATCGCTCATAATCGGAAAGGGAAACCTTAGCATCAATGACCATGTGCTTATCTTCCGGAAGGTTGATGATGAAGTCAGGTTTCTTCAAGTTGCCTTCCTCATCTCTCATACCGCTTTGGGTGGTATAGGTCACACCCTTGGTGAGCCCGGATCGTTCCAGGATCATCTCCAGTTGCATTTCACCCCAATCACCCTGTGTCTTTGAATCGCCTTTCAGGGCATTCGCCAAATGAAGCGCATCCTTGCTCATTTGTTCATTCAACATCTTGAGACCGCTGATCTGTTCGGTCAACGTGCTGTTCTGGCGAATATTTTCCTTGTGAACGGTTTCAACTTTTTGTTCGAAATCCTTCAGTTTTTCCTTCAACGGATCAAGGATCTCGGTCATGTTCTTTTTGCTGTGCTCATTGAATACTTCTGTGTTCTGGCGCATAACCCTGTTGGCCACCAACTCAAATTCCTTGGTGAATTTTTCCTGAAGCTGCTCCAGTTCGGCCTTTTGTTCACGCAGCTTTTCAGACAAAGCTTCATGTGAAGCCACCCATTTTCCCCTCTCTTCCTTGAGCGATTCGACCTTACCCCTTTCGGATTGCAGTTCCGTGCGGAGCTGGTCATATGCTGTCTGTTGTTGTTCCTGTCGATCCTGCCAATGCTGTTTCTCATTTTCTGAAGCATCCAGAATATTTTTTGATTTTGCCTGAAGCACGAACCACATCACCCCTGCGCCAAGAGCTAACCCGAAAATGATGTACACGATTTCCATGCTTTGAAATTAACGCTTTTATTTGAACCCGATCGTCTAGTCCTCTGAAATAAGCACTTTCATGCCCACGTGTACCATGTTGTACAACAAGATGACATCGGCATTCAACATCCGGATGCAGCCATGCGATGCCGGTTGCCCGATCAGGCCCTCCTCAGGTGTACCATGGATATAAATGTACCGTTCGAAAGAATCTACCCGGCCCCCTTTGTTCTTGCCCGGGTCATCGCCGGCCAGCCAAAGGATACGGGTGGTCACGTCATCGGAATCAACGGAACGTTTCTCATGGATGATCTCGGCCTGCTTTCCGGTGTATATCCGTGATTTCAAAATGCCGTTTAATGGTACCTTGTCTCCGATCTTTTCCCTGATCACATGAAATCCAAGGGGTGTTTTATTGCTGTTTTTCTCTGCTCCGATTCCATATTTTGATGATGAGATGGGAAAGGTATGGGTGATCTTTCCCCTCATGACCACCATCAGTTTCTGTTGTTTTATGGAGATGTACAAACAGTCGAACGGACCTTCTTTATGGTATCGTTCACGGAAGCAGGAATCGATTTGATTTTCCATCGGGTCGTCTGATGCTTCCGGTATCATTTTCCAGGAGGACAATGACCAGGCACCGAGCAAGAGCATTAGAAGTATTGCTTTATTCATCACTAAAATATATTGACCAGTCCGAAATGAATCTTCCCGGATCGCAGGGAGACAGGATTTTGAAGCTGTTTGCCCAAAGCGTAGTTAATGGTAAATATGCCGGCCTGAGTAGCAAATGAAATACCCGCCCCAAAACCGTAAGGATCATCTGCGCGGTATGTTGAATGACCATTTGCTTCATACCGGGCACGGTCTGCAAATAAATACAAATAAGAACTTTCTTCCAGCATATACCGGTATTCTATGGTACCTGACAGCAAGGTCGATGCCAGAATGGATTCTTCGTCGAAACCCCTGAGTGTGCGCATGCCACCGAACCGGATCATCTCATTTGTAAAGAAACCCTGTGATGACATTTTGGAGTGGAACCATAATCTGCCATGAATAATATGACGCCGGTAAATCGGATGATACATTCCGGCGAGCAGATCGGTTTCAATGAGGATCGATGATGGAACTGTATTCCCGTCCGAAGGGGTATTGGAGTTGTTTTCAGCACTTCGTTTGCCTGCGGCAGTTTCGAGGTTGATGAAGAAACCGCGGACCGGAGCACGGTCAGATTGCTCAACCTGTTTTTGAATGCCAAGTCCGTACATGACCACCTTCGTACTTGCCCACTCATTGTCCTGATTATAGGTGGCGGTTGCCGGAGTGAGGGTTGAGGAGGATTTTCTTTCTGCAAATCCAAGAATTGAAATGCCTGCATTCAATGCATATTGAAAGGACAGACGCTGTCGTACTTCCAGAAAGGTAGTATCCTTTTTATAGATGCCAAGTTGCCCGTTCATGCCAAATGGCGTATGAAACAGGTATGGGTATGCCGCTTCGGCTTTGAGGCGGGGTGATTGAGGTTGGAGGTGTTGCCATTCCAGAATGAGAGATTCTCCGCGGCTTAACGCATCCACGAGTTTAAGGTGAACATCCCCTGTAAATCTGACCTTTCCCGTTTTTTCGTCCGGTAACATACCTATGATGCCATCAAACCTGTTGGCCTTCTTTTTCGCAGGGTATACATACAGCCAGGTCTTACCTTTCATGAATAATACCTCAGGCGGTTTTGCGGACCGGAGAAAGTTGCTTTGATTCAACTGTTTGTCAATTTGTCTGATCACCGACTCATTGTAGAGATCACCCTTTTCACATTGGATAACAGCGGTGATCAATGTGTACGACATCCTGTCTTCGGATTTGACAATGATGCTGTCCAGTGTGATCAACGGTCCTTTGTTCGCCGTTAATATTGCAGAGATTTTACCATGCTCCATCCCTATGCTGTCAAGAAAAACAGTGGCAAAGGGGTAACCATGGTCTTCAAACCAGCCGAGAACCCGATGACGCATATCCGCCACCCTGGTGTTTTTAAAAGGGGTATCCTTAAAGGTACCCTTGCGCAAACCTGCGGTATAAAGCGCTTCGGGTGGAATATTGCCGGAAGACAGGCTGGCCCAGGAATATACCTGACCCGGGCTGAGACGAAGGGTGGTGTGATTGTCACTCCAATGGGCATTTGCTGTGAGGTAGCCTTCTTCAAAAAGTAAGGACAACAGGTCTTTTGCCTTGGCAGCCACTTGCATACTGTCTCCTTCGAAAGGCTTTTGAGCAAGGCCGGCAACCGGTTCCGGCAAAAGACGTGTTTGTACGCCGGGTGCAAGGGTCAACGAAATAATCTGTGCCTGACCGGATGTGTTCAGGAAAACGAAGCAGATAATGGACAGGTAAAGCCGCAACGGATGATTCGGTATGGAGTGTATCAATGACAACGTCGCAGATATTGTTTCATTATGGTAAAGACCAATCGATCACCGATTTACCTTCTTGTTTCAACAACTCATTTGTTTTTGAAAAGTGTTTGCAACCGAAGAAACCATAGGTAGCGGAATATGGAGAAGGGTGGGCTGCCTTCAGGATGTGATGCTTAGCGGCATCGATCAGATCAGCTTTCGCCTGAGCAAACTTTCCCCACAGCAGAAATACGAGTCCCTGATGATGGTTGGAGAGCGCGCGAATGACCTGGTCGGTGAACGTTTCCCATCCCTGCTTTTGATGCGACCCGGGCTGGGATGCACGAACAGTGAGTGTGGCGTTGAGAAGTAATACCCCTTGCCTTGCCCAGGGACTCAGGTCGCCGGAGACGGGAACAGGCAGGCCGATATCATCATGCAGTTCTTTAAAAATGTTTTTAAGTGATGGAGGTTGTTTGATACCAGGCGATACTGAAAAACAAAGGCCATTGGCCTGTCCTTTTCCGTGATACGGGTCTTGTCCCAGAATTACAGCCTTCACCTGACTAAACGGAGTAAGGTTGAAAGCGGAAAAGATTTCTTTGCCCGGTGGGAAAATGGTATGTTGTTGCTTTTCGGTAAGCAGAAATTGTTTGAGATTCTTAAAGTACTCAGAATGGAATTCATTCCGGAGCTGTAGTTCCCATTGAGGATCTATGTCCACATTTGCTTTGGGCTCCGGACCGGATGGCATGTTTATTGATGTTTGCATGGCGAAGAATGATCTCGATGAGCAAATTGGGATATGAAAGTTGAAAAGTACTAAAAATCACGGGTACAGCATTGCGATTAAACCGTCAAAAGGTTACATTTGTCAAGGTGGGTGCTCAACCGAACTTTTTAATAGATGAGGGCGTATAAGCCCGTTACCTCACCAGATAGTCAACACTGTAAGAAAAGGAACCATGAGAAAAGTTATTTGGATAGCCGCCGTCGTAATGTTTGTTGGAACCGTGTTAAGTGCGTGTAAGGCACACGAGAAATGTCCTGCCTATGGCAAGGCCAATCAGCCTTCTGCAGAGCAACATTCCTGAAGCATCTCCCTACTCGGAGGGATGTACCTCTCTTTTACTTTGAATAGTGAAAATTGATTCGCTGGATGATATCCGGGTGAAGGCTTTTTGCCACCGGGCAATTCATTGCGGCATCTTCTAATATTTTCTTGTCTTCCGGCGTGTAATCCACATCCGGAAAGTAAAGTTCTACATGAACCTCAGAAACCCTTCTGGGGTCAGAGGCCATGATCTTGGTGATCTCTGCGCGGCAACCGTCTATCGTAATGTTCCGCTTGCGGGATCGTATACCCATAATGGTAATCATGCAGCTTCCCAGCGATGCCGCCAGCAAATCGGTGGGGGAGAATGCTTCTCCGCGACCCTCATTATCTACAGGTGCGTCTGTTATGATCGCTTCTCCCGATTGAACATGTATTGCCTTTGTTC from Flavobacteriales bacterium encodes:
- a CDS encoding L,D-transpeptidase, with the protein product MNKAILLMLLLGAWSLSSWKMIPEASDDPMENQIDSCFRERYHKEGPFDCLYISIKQQKLMVVMRGKITHTFPISSSKYGIGAEKNSNKTPLGFHVIREKIGDKVPLNGILKSRIYTGKQAEIIHEKRSVDSDDVTTRILWLAGDDPGKNKGGRVDSFERYIYIHGTPEEGLIGQPASHGCIRMLNADVILLYNMVHVGMKVLISED
- a CDS encoding cupin domain-containing protein produces the protein MAKKSPFISLNEIPEKETIPGYRVRLVHTKNLTMAYYDVKAGSPFPEHSHPNEQVTNVVRGKFELVVEGESRILTVGDVAVIPSGARHYGKAITDCRIIDVFHPVREDYVNRFID
- the rmuC gene encoding DNA recombination protein RmuC — encoded protein: MEIVYIIFGLALGAGVMWFVLQAKSKNILDASENEKQHWQDRQEQQQTAYDQLRTELQSERGKVESLKEERGKWVASHEALSEKLREQKAELEQLQEKFTKEFELVANRVMRQNTEVFNEHSKKNMTEILDPLKEKLKDFEQKVETVHKENIRQNSTLTEQISGLKMLNEQMSKDALHLANALKGDSKTQGDWGEMQLEMILERSGLTKGVTYTTQSGMRDEEGNLKKPDFIINLPEDKHMVIDAKVSLSDYERYYQTEAPEEKERFLKGHIQSLRNHIRELGGKNYQALYQINTPDYVLMYVPIEPALTLAMQHDRQLFDEAFSKRILLVSSTTLMATMKTVAFIWKQENLTRNVMEISRQGGAMYDKFVSLLEDLSKIKSHLDKSLKAYEEVEKKITGRGGVMTRIEQLRSLGAKTTKERSIPQEFKINTADENNLIP
- the ung gene encoding uracil-DNA glycosylase, which codes for MPSGPEPKANVDIDPQWELQLRNEFHSEYFKNLKQFLLTEKQQHTIFPPGKEIFSAFNLTPFSQVKAVILGQDPYHGKGQANGLCFSVSPGIKQPPSLKNIFKELHDDIGLPVPVSGDLSPWARQGVLLLNATLTVRASQPGSHQKQGWETFTDQVIRALSNHHQGLVFLLWGKFAQAKADLIDAAKHHILKAAHPSPYSATYGFFGCKHFSKTNELLKQEGKSVIDWSLP
- a CDS encoding OsmC family protein, with product MATIHTTYPGDLRTKAIHVQSGEAIITDAPVDNEGRGEAFSPTDLLAASLGSCMITIMGIRSRKRNITIDGCRAEITKIMASDPRRVSEVHVELYFPDVDYTPEDKKILEDAAMNCPVAKSLHPDIIQRINFHYSK
- a CDS encoding GWxTD domain-containing protein, translating into MMKSKLLYLILAAGLMLTQCRTPARISHQNLSFIYQQDNQNIHPHFVTYHISDSLTRIFYKLNSSDLLYSKKGGDNHYIARFAFHCTLYDSYEYELIHDSTTIYLEHTGDNGISQRISGSFDLPVKDGRNYLLEIKCHDINRNEKVINYIDIKKEKPGNRQYFYLKSGENAQPLVRNYFALNEPFTLETSLKGIKELTVRYYQREFDLPAPPFSTAVSKSFNYSADSTFVLELDENGQLTTSLNKTGFYHFLMDSTSREGLTVYAFGDHFPKVTTVPSMLHPLRYLTTQQEYDHMENEANKQEAVDEFWRSSGGSDDKSRDLIRKYYTRVEQANDYFTSYLEGWKTDRGLVYVIFGQPNVIYKTSNSESWVYGEEHNALSMQFTFVKVNNPFTDNDYSMNRSPIYKNSWYRAVDTWRQGRIY
- the rlmB gene encoding 23S rRNA (guanosine(2251)-2'-O)-methyltransferase RlmB is translated as MKYPQRKPVEKFEGEEKDLVFGIRPVQEALTAGKEIDKLYMQKGLTGDGSQEVIAKARELHIHIHYVPKDRMDRITRKNHQGVVAFISPIRFQSLELLVPMIFEKGETPLFIILDRITDVRNMGAIIRTAVCAGAHGVVFPDQGAARVSNETVRTSAGAAFSIPLCKVKSLTHACRYLQDSGIQLIGCTEKASKDIYGLDMKEPSAIILGSEEDGISEELLKMCHQKGRIPLAGPIASLNVSVATGVVLFESIRQRQTVSQ
- a CDS encoding DUF4202 domain-containing protein, which encodes MERFEQAVAIFDKINAGDPHKVLCDGVETPETLCHTRRLSSWLAKLAPSASEALKLAGHCQHLKRWETPRDSYPEGKKGYLQWRAAQAIFHAKESSAVLEQVGYDEAVINRVMDINKKKGLRNDPEVQVMEDALCLVFLEFEALTFAAKHPREKVVDIIRKTWGKMSMRGHAEARSLQMNSALQSIIEDALQES